A region from the Toxotes jaculatrix isolate fToxJac2 chromosome 2, fToxJac2.pri, whole genome shotgun sequence genome encodes:
- the ccnq gene encoding cyclin-Q gives MEGPSSRLSAGRDGPPWLAGRRDSDGDAESDPARDTRTHFSVCRFIMETGVKLGMRSVPVATACVLYHRFFERVSLRAYEPYLVAMSCVYLAGKVEEQHIRTRDIINVSHRYFNSGSAPLECDKEFWDLRDSVVQCELLILRQLDFHVSFEHPHKYLLHYLLSVKSLVNRHAWSRTPVAETSWALLRDCYHGAMCIRHTPQHIAIATLYLALNSYGVELPVGEKKWWQVLCEDVTKADIDAVISDLLQLYDMEAKCI, from the exons ATGGAGGGTCCGTCGTCTCGTTTGTCTGCCGGCCGTGATGGACCGCCGTGGCTGGCGGGCAGGAGAGACTCCGACGGGGATGCAGAGTCTGACCCTGCCCGAGACACGAGAACACACTTCAGCGTGTGTCGCTTCATTAtggagacag GAGTGAAGCTGGGTATGCGCTCGGTGCCCGTGGCTACAGCGTGCGTGTTGTACCACCGCTTCTTTGAACGTGTCAGCCTGCGTGCGTATGAACCCTACCTGGTGGCCATGAGCTGCGTGTACCTGGCCGGCAAAGTGGAGGAGCAGCACATCAGGACCCGTGACATCATCAACGTAAGCCACAG GTATTTCAACAGTGGCAGCGCTCCTCTAGAATGTGACAAGGAGTTCTGGGACCTGAGGGACAGCGTGGTGCAGTGTGAACTCCTCATCCTCCGACAGCTCGACTTCCACGTCTCCTTTGAACACCCTCACAAG tatTTACTCCACTACCTGCTGTCTGTGAAGTCGTTGGTGAACCGCCACGCTTGGTCTCGAACCCCTGTCGCTGAGACTTCCTGGGCGTTGCTTAGAGACTGTTACCATGGAGCCATGTGCATCCGCCACACACCCCAACACATCGCCATAGCAACACTGTACCTGGCCTTAAACAGCTACGGAGTGGAGCTACCTGTCGGGGAGAAAAAGTGgtggcag gtgctgtGCGAGGACGTGACCAAAGCAGACATCGACGCTGTGATCTCGGACCTTCTTCAGCTCTACGACATGGAGGCCAAGTGTATCTGA